In Enterobacter cloacae, the following are encoded in one genomic region:
- the mfd gene encoding transcription-repair-coupling factor yields the protein MAEHYRYSLPVKAGDQRQLGELTGAACATLVAEIAERHPGPVVLVAPDMQNALRLHDEIRQFTDNLVSSLADWETLPYDSFSPHQEIISSRLSTLYQLPTMQRGVLIVPVNTLMQRVCPHSYLHGHALVMKKGQRLSRDALRAQLDSAGYRHVDQVMEHGEYATRGALLDLYPMGSDQPYRLDFFDDEIDSLRVFDADTQRTLEEVDSINLLPAHEFPTDKTAIELFRSQWRDKFDVKRDAEHIYQQVSKGTLPAGIEYWQPLFFNEPLPALFSYFPANTLIVNTGDVDASASRFESETRARFESRGVDPMRPLLPPETLWLRTDELNAELKRWPRMQLKTESLADKAANTNLAFQKLPELAVQAQQKSPLDNLRKFLESFTGPVVFSVESEGRREALGELLGRIKVAPKRILRLSEASGNGRYLMIGAAEHGFIDTLNNLALICESDLLGERVARRRQDSRRTINPDTLIRNLAELHTGQPIVHLEHGVGRYQGMTTLEAGGIKGEYLMLTYANDAKLYVPVSSLHLISRYAGGAEDNAPLHKLGGDAWARARQKAAEKVRDVAAELLDIYAQRAAKEGYAFKHDKEQYQLFCDSFPFETTPDQAQAINAVLSDMCQPLAMDRLVCGDVGFGKTEVAMRAAFLAVENNKQVAVLVPTTLLAQQHFDNFRDRFANWPVRIEMLSRFRSAKEQTHILEQASEGKIDILIGTHKLLQSDVKWKDLGLLIVDEEHRFGVRHKERIKAMRADVDILTLTATPIPRTLNMAMSGMRDLSIIATPPARRLAVKTFVREYDNLVVREAILREVLRGGQVYYLYNDVENIQKAADRLAELVPEARIAIGHGQMRERELERVMNDFHHQRFNVLVCTTIIETGIDIPTANTIIIERADHFGLAQLHQLRGRVGRSHHQAYAWLLTPHPKAMTTDAQKRLEAIASLEDLGAGFALATHDLEIRGAGELLGEDQSGSMETIGFSLYMELLENAVDALKAGREPSLEDLTSQQTEVELRMPSLLPDDFIPDVNTRLSFYKRIASAKKETELEEIKVELIDRFGLLPDAARTLLDIARLRQQAQKLGIRKFESNEKGGIIEFAEKNHVDPMWLIGLLQKQPQHFRLDGPTRLRFVQALAERKTRMDWVRNFMRQLEENAIA from the coding sequence ATGGCTGAACACTATCGTTATTCCTTGCCCGTCAAAGCGGGCGACCAGCGCCAGCTGGGCGAACTCACGGGCGCGGCGTGTGCCACGCTGGTGGCAGAAATCGCTGAGCGCCATCCTGGCCCGGTGGTGCTGGTTGCCCCGGACATGCAAAATGCCCTGCGTCTGCACGACGAAATTCGGCAGTTCACCGATAACCTGGTGTCCAGCCTGGCCGACTGGGAAACGCTGCCCTATGACAGCTTCTCCCCGCATCAGGAGATCATCTCCTCACGTCTGTCGACACTTTATCAATTACCGACCATGCAGCGCGGCGTATTAATCGTCCCGGTGAACACGCTGATGCAGCGCGTTTGCCCACACAGTTATCTGCATGGCCATGCCCTGGTGATGAAAAAAGGCCAGCGCCTGTCGCGCGATGCCCTGCGCGCGCAGCTGGATAGCGCTGGTTATCGCCACGTCGATCAGGTGATGGAGCACGGTGAATACGCCACGCGCGGCGCGCTGCTGGATCTCTATCCGATGGGTAGCGACCAGCCTTATCGCCTGGATTTCTTCGATGATGAAATCGACAGCCTGCGCGTGTTCGATGCTGACACCCAGCGTACGCTGGAAGAAGTGGACTCCATTAACTTGCTGCCCGCCCATGAATTCCCGACGGACAAAACCGCCATCGAGCTGTTCCGCAGCCAGTGGCGTGACAAGTTTGATGTGAAGCGTGACGCCGAACATATTTATCAGCAGGTCAGCAAAGGCACGCTGCCGGCGGGGATCGAATACTGGCAGCCGTTGTTCTTTAACGAACCACTGCCCGCACTGTTTAGCTACTTCCCGGCAAACACGCTGATTGTGAATACCGGTGATGTCGACGCCAGTGCCAGTCGTTTTGAAAGTGAAACGCGCGCCCGTTTTGAAAGTCGGGGCGTGGATCCGATGCGTCCGCTACTGCCGCCGGAAACGCTGTGGCTACGCACTGACGAGCTAAACGCCGAGCTGAAGCGCTGGCCGCGTATGCAGCTCAAAACGGAATCGCTTGCCGACAAAGCGGCCAATACTAATCTGGCGTTCCAGAAATTGCCCGAGCTGGCCGTTCAGGCGCAGCAAAAATCACCGCTGGATAATCTGCGCAAGTTCCTCGAATCCTTTACCGGGCCGGTGGTCTTCTCGGTTGAGAGTGAAGGACGCCGGGAAGCCCTGGGTGAACTGCTCGGGCGGATTAAAGTTGCGCCGAAGCGCATTCTGCGGCTGAGCGAAGCCAGCGGTAATGGGCGTTACCTGATGATCGGTGCCGCCGAGCACGGGTTTATCGATACGCTCAACAACCTGGCGCTGATTTGCGAAAGCGACCTGCTGGGGGAACGCGTGGCGCGTCGCCGTCAGGACAGCCGTCGCACCATCAACCCGGACACGCTGATCCGCAACCTGGCGGAGCTGCACACGGGCCAGCCGATTGTTCACCTCGAACACGGCGTTGGGCGCTATCAGGGGATGACCACGCTTGAAGCGGGTGGCATCAAAGGCGAGTACCTGATGCTGACCTACGCTAACGACGCCAAACTCTATGTCCCGGTATCTTCCCTGCACCTGATCAGCCGCTACGCCGGTGGCGCAGAGGACAATGCACCGCTGCACAAACTGGGCGGTGATGCCTGGGCGCGAGCGCGTCAGAAGGCCGCCGAAAAAGTGCGCGATGTGGCGGCAGAACTGCTGGATATCTACGCCCAGCGCGCAGCCAAAGAAGGCTATGCCTTTAAACACGATAAAGAACAATATCAGCTGTTCTGCGACAGCTTCCCGTTTGAAACCACGCCGGACCAGGCACAGGCTATTAATGCCGTACTGAGCGACATGTGTCAGCCGCTGGCGATGGACAGGCTGGTGTGTGGCGACGTTGGCTTCGGGAAAACCGAAGTGGCGATGCGCGCCGCCTTCCTGGCCGTAGAGAACAACAAGCAGGTTGCGGTGCTGGTGCCGACCACCCTTCTCGCCCAACAGCACTTTGACAACTTCCGCGACCGTTTTGCCAACTGGCCGGTACGCATTGAGATGTTGTCACGTTTTCGCAGTGCCAAAGAGCAAACACACATTCTGGAGCAGGCCAGTGAAGGCAAGATCGATATTTTGATCGGCACCCACAAGCTACTGCAGAGCGATGTGAAATGGAAAGATCTGGGGCTGTTGATTGTGGATGAAGAGCACCGCTTCGGGGTGCGTCATAAAGAGCGCATTAAAGCAATGCGCGCCGATGTCGACATTCTGACCCTGACCGCCACGCCAATTCCGCGTACGCTGAACATGGCAATGAGCGGCATGCGCGATCTGTCGATTATCGCCACCCCGCCAGCGCGCCGTCTGGCGGTGAAGACCTTTGTTCGCGAGTATGACAATCTGGTGGTACGTGAGGCCATTCTGCGTGAAGTGCTGCGTGGTGGGCAGGTTTATTACCTGTACAACGACGTGGAAAATATCCAGAAAGCGGCGGACAGGCTGGCCGAGCTGGTGCCGGAAGCACGCATTGCCATCGGTCATGGGCAGATGCGCGAACGTGAGCTGGAACGGGTGATGAACGACTTCCACCACCAGCGTTTTAACGTGCTGGTGTGTACCACCATCATCGAAACCGGGATCGACATTCCGACAGCAAACACCATCATCATTGAACGCGCGGATCACTTTGGTCTGGCACAGCTACACCAGCTGCGCGGTCGTGTCGGACGTTCACACCACCAGGCGTACGCCTGGCTGCTGACGCCGCATCCGAAAGCAATGACGACCGACGCGCAAAAGCGTCTGGAAGCGATCGCCTCGCTGGAAGATCTGGGTGCCGGTTTCGCGCTGGCGACGCACGATCTCGAGATCCGCGGTGCCGGTGAACTACTGGGTGAAGACCAGAGCGGCTCAATGGAAACCATCGGCTTCTCGCTGTATATGGAGCTGCTGGAAAATGCCGTCGATGCGCTGAAGGCCGGGCGTGAACCGTCGCTGGAAGATCTCACCAGCCAGCAAACGGAAGTGGAACTGCGTATGCCTTCCCTGCTGCCGGATGATTTTATCCCGGATGTGAATACCCGCCTGTCGTTCTACAAACGTATTGCCAGTGCGAAAAAAGAAACCGAACTGGAAGAAATTAAGGTCGAGTTGATCGACCGTTTTGGGCTTCTGCCAGATGCCGCGAGAACTCTGCTGGATATTGCGCGGCTGCGGCAACAGGCGCAGAAACTGGGCATTCGCAAGTTCGAAAGCAATGAAAAAGGCGGCATTATTGAGTTCGCCGAGAAAAACCATGTCGACCCGATGTGGCTGATTGGTTTGCTGCAAAAACAGCCGCAGCACTTCCGTCTTGATGGCCCAACGCGCCTCCGCTTTGTTCAGGCGCTGGCGGAGCGTAAAACCCGCATGGACTGGGTGCGTAATTTTATGCGCCAGCTGGAAGAAAACGCTATCGCGTAA
- the nagK gene encoding N-acetyl-D-glucosamine kinase, producing the protein MAAESKEECIMYYGFDIGGTKIALGVFDENLKLQWETRVPTPRESYDEFLTAIAALVAQADARFGVKGSVGIGIPGMPETEDGTLYAANVPAASGKPLRADLSVLLERDVRLDNDANCFALSEAWDDEFRQYPLVMGLILGTGVGGGIVINGKPITGHSYITGEFGHIRLPVDALEVVGRDFPLTRCGCGQRGCIENYLSGRGFAWLYEHFYHQKLEAIQIITLWEQGDAQAREHVERYLDLLAVCLGNILTIVDPDLLVIGGGLSNFTAITEQLSGRLPRHLLPVAHVPRIERARHGDAGGMRGAAFLHLTD; encoded by the coding sequence ATGGCCGCTGAATCAAAAGAGGAATGCATTATGTATTATGGATTTGATATTGGCGGCACTAAAATTGCGTTGGGCGTGTTTGATGAAAACCTCAAACTGCAGTGGGAAACTCGTGTTCCCACCCCGCGTGAAAGCTACGATGAATTTTTAACGGCCATTGCCGCGCTGGTGGCGCAAGCCGACGCTCGTTTTGGTGTAAAAGGCAGCGTCGGCATTGGTATTCCGGGAATGCCCGAAACGGAGGATGGCACGCTGTATGCCGCCAACGTTCCTGCAGCCAGCGGTAAACCGCTGCGCGCCGATCTCTCTGTTCTCCTTGAACGCGACGTGCGTTTAGATAACGATGCCAACTGTTTTGCTCTCTCGGAAGCCTGGGACGACGAGTTCCGCCAATATCCGCTGGTGATGGGGCTGATCCTCGGTACGGGCGTCGGTGGCGGGATCGTCATCAACGGTAAACCGATTACCGGGCACAGTTACATCACGGGTGAATTCGGCCATATCCGCCTGCCGGTGGATGCGCTGGAGGTGGTGGGGCGCGATTTCCCGCTGACGCGCTGCGGCTGTGGTCAGCGCGGCTGCATTGAAAACTATCTTTCAGGCCGTGGGTTTGCATGGCTTTATGAACACTTCTATCATCAGAAACTTGAAGCCATCCAAATCATTACCTTGTGGGAGCAAGGGGATGCGCAGGCGCGTGAACACGTCGAACGCTATCTTGATTTGCTGGCGGTGTGTCTGGGGAATATTCTGACTATTGTCGACCCGGATCTGCTGGTGATTGGGGGTGGGCTTTCAAACTTTACAGCGATTACGGAACAGTTGTCCGGGCGTTTGCCCCGACATTTATTGCCGGTCGCCCACGTGCCGCGTATTGAACGCGCGCGGCACGGGGACGCAGGAGGCATGCGCGGAGCCGCATTCCTTCATCTCACCGATTAG
- the lolD gene encoding lipoprotein-releasing system ATP-binding protein LolD, protein MNKILLQCDNLSKRYQEGAVQTDVLHNVSFSVGEGEMMAIVGSSGSGKSTLLHLLGGLDTPTAGDVIFSGQPMSKMSSAAKAELRNRELGFIYQFHHLLPDFTALENVAMPLLIGRKKPAEINTRASEMLKAVGLGHRGNHRPSELSGGERQRVAIARALVNNPRLVLADEPTGNLDARNADSIFQLLGELNASQGTAFLVVTHDLQLAKRMGRQLEMRDGHLNAELTLMGAE, encoded by the coding sequence ATGAATAAGATCCTGTTGCAATGCGACAACCTGTCCAAACGCTATCAGGAAGGCGCTGTGCAGACCGACGTGCTGCACAATGTGAGCTTCAGCGTAGGCGAAGGCGAGATGATGGCGATTGTGGGGAGCTCTGGCTCCGGCAAAAGTACCCTGTTGCACCTGCTGGGTGGGCTGGATACCCCAACGGCAGGTGATGTGATTTTCTCCGGCCAGCCGATGAGCAAAATGTCTTCTGCGGCAAAAGCGGAACTGCGTAACCGTGAGCTGGGCTTTATCTACCAGTTCCACCACCTGCTGCCGGATTTCACTGCGCTGGAAAACGTGGCGATGCCACTGCTGATTGGCAGGAAGAAACCCGCAGAAATTAACACCCGTGCCAGCGAGATGCTGAAAGCCGTGGGGTTGGGGCATCGCGGTAATCACCGTCCGTCCGAGCTGTCCGGCGGCGAGCGTCAGCGTGTGGCCATTGCCCGTGCGCTGGTCAATAACCCACGCCTGGTACTGGCAGACGAACCGACGGGGAACCTGGATGCGCGCAATGCGGACAGTATTTTCCAGCTTCTGGGCGAACTGAATGCCTCCCAGGGGACCGCGTTTCTGGTCGTGACCCACGATCTGCAGCTGGCAAAACGTATGGGACGCCAGCTTGAAATGCGTGATGGTCATCTGAATGCTGAACTGACCCTGATGGGAGCGGAGTAA
- a CDS encoding transporter → MRGRAADRFGRFVSWLSTIGITLGVMALVTVLSVMNGFERELQNNILGLMPQAVLSSTNGSINPQQLPESAAKLQGVTRVAPLTTGDVVLQSARSVAVGVMLGIDPAQNDPLTPYLVNVKQTDLEAGKYNVILGEQLAGQLGVNRGDQLRVMVPSASQFTPMGRLPSQRLFNVIGTFAANSEVDGYQMLVNIQDASRLMRYPAGNISGWRLWLDAPLKVDTLSQQKLPDGTKWQDWRERKGELFQAVRMEKNMMGLLLSLIVAVAAFNIITSLGLMVMEKQGEVAILQTQGLTPRQIMAVFMVQGASAGIIGALLGAVLGALLASQLNNLMPIIGALLDGAALPVAIEPLQVIGIALAAMAIALLSTLYPSWRAAATQPAEALRYE, encoded by the coding sequence ATGCGTGGGCGCGCCGCGGACCGTTTCGGTCGCTTTGTCTCCTGGCTTTCGACTATTGGCATTACGCTTGGCGTGATGGCTTTAGTGACGGTACTGTCCGTCATGAATGGCTTTGAGCGCGAGCTGCAAAACAACATCCTGGGGCTAATGCCGCAGGCCGTTCTCTCATCAACTAACGGTTCTATTAATCCGCAACAGCTGCCGGAAAGCGCGGCGAAGTTACAGGGTGTCACGCGCGTGGCTCCGCTCACGACGGGCGATGTCGTGCTGCAAAGCGCACGTAGCGTGGCAGTAGGCGTGATGCTGGGTATTGACCCGGCGCAAAACGATCCGCTGACGCCGTACCTGGTCAACGTTAAACAGACTGACCTGGAAGCCGGTAAATATAACGTGATCCTTGGTGAGCAGCTTGCCGGGCAGCTCGGCGTCAACCGTGGCGACCAGCTGCGCGTGATGGTGCCGTCTGCCAGCCAGTTTACACCGATGGGACGTCTGCCGAGCCAGCGTCTGTTCAACGTGATTGGTACGTTTGCTGCCAACAGCGAAGTCGATGGTTATCAGATGCTGGTTAACATTCAGGATGCTTCTCGCCTGATGCGTTACCCCGCAGGGAACATCAGCGGCTGGCGTCTGTGGCTTGATGCGCCGCTGAAGGTCGATACCCTCAGCCAGCAAAAATTACCGGACGGGACAAAATGGCAGGACTGGCGCGAGCGTAAGGGCGAGCTGTTCCAGGCCGTGCGCATGGAAAAGAACATGATGGGGCTGCTGTTGAGTCTCATTGTGGCGGTGGCGGCGTTTAACATCATCACCTCGCTGGGGCTGATGGTGATGGAAAAGCAGGGCGAAGTCGCCATTCTGCAAACCCAGGGGCTGACGCCGCGCCAGATCATGGCCGTGTTTATGGTGCAGGGAGCCAGCGCCGGGATTATCGGTGCGCTGCTTGGTGCGGTGCTGGGGGCGCTGCTTGCCAGCCAGCTTAACAACTTAATGCCAATCATCGGTGCGTTGCTTGATGGTGCGGCACTGCCAGTGGCTATCGAACCGCTGCAGGTGATCGGTATTGCGCTGGCTGCGATGGCCATTGCGCTGCTTTCTACGCTTTATCCTTCCTGGCGCGCTGCCGCCACTCAACCCGCTGAGGCTTTACGTTATGAATAA
- the cobB gene encoding NAD-dependent protein deacylase, which yields MLSRRLGRLSRFRKNKRRLRERLRQRIFFRDRMMPEAMDKPRVVVLTGAGISAESGIRTFRATDGLWEEHRVEDVATPEGFARDPELVQAFYNARRRQLQQPEVAPNAAHLALAQLEEALGDRFLLITQNIDNLHERAGNRNIIHMHGELLKVRCAWSGQVLDWKEDVLEEDRCHCCQFPSRLRPHVVWFGEMPLGMDDIYSALAMADVFIAIGTSGHVYPAAGFVHEARLHGAHTVELNLEPSQVGSEFEEKHYGLASQVVPEFVDKLLKGL from the coding sequence ATGCTGTCGCGTCGGTTAGGTCGACTCAGCCGTTTTCGCAAAAATAAACGCCGCTTACGTGAGCGCTTGCGCCAGCGGATTTTTTTCAGGGACAGAATGATGCCGGAAGCGATGGATAAACCCAGAGTGGTGGTCCTGACCGGTGCGGGGATCTCTGCCGAATCTGGTATTCGTACCTTCCGTGCGACGGATGGGCTGTGGGAAGAGCATCGTGTCGAGGATGTGGCGACGCCGGAAGGCTTCGCCCGCGATCCGGAGCTGGTGCAGGCGTTTTATAACGCCCGTCGTCGTCAGCTTCAGCAACCGGAGGTTGCGCCGAATGCGGCGCATCTGGCACTTGCGCAACTGGAAGAGGCGCTGGGGGATCGTTTTCTGCTGATCACGCAGAATATCGACAACCTGCATGAGCGAGCGGGTAACCGGAACATCATCCATATGCACGGTGAACTGCTGAAGGTGCGCTGCGCCTGGAGCGGTCAGGTGCTGGACTGGAAAGAGGATGTGCTGGAGGAAGACCGGTGCCATTGCTGTCAGTTCCCTTCGCGCCTGCGCCCACACGTGGTCTGGTTTGGTGAAATGCCGCTGGGGATGGATGATATCTACAGTGCGCTGGCAATGGCGGACGTGTTTATTGCTATTGGCACCTCAGGTCATGTCTATCCGGCAGCAGGTTTTGTACACGAAGCGCGGCTACATGGTGCTCACACGGTAGAACTTAATCTTGAGCCGAGCCAGGTTGGGAGCGAGTTTGAAGAGAAGCACTATGGCCTGGCAAGTCAAGTGGTACCGGAATTTGTCGATAAGCTGCTGAAAGGGCTGTAA
- a CDS encoding lipoprotein transporter subunit LolE produces MASPLSLLIGLRFSRGRRRGGMVSLISVISTIGIALGVAVLIVGLSAMNGFERELNNRILAVVPHGEIEPVNQPWTNWSDALSKVEKVPGIAAAAPYINFTGLVESGVNLRAIQVKGVNPVQEERLSALPKYVQNGAWSSFKAGEQQIIMGKGVADALKVKQGDWVSIMIPNASADHKLQQPKRVRLHVTGILQLSGQLDHSFAMVPMDDARQYLDMGDSVTGIAIKVNDVFNANKLVRDAGGVTNNYVYIKSWIGTYGYMYRDIQMIRAIMYLAMVLVIGVACFNIVSTLVMAVKDKSGDIAVLRTLGAKDGLIRAIFVWYGLLAGLFGSLCGVVIGVVVSLQLTPIINGIEKLIGHQFLSGDIYFIDFLPSELHWLDVIYVLVTALLLSLLASWYPARRASRIDPARVLSGQ; encoded by the coding sequence ATGGCTTCACCGTTATCGTTACTTATCGGGTTGCGTTTTAGCCGTGGCCGCCGCCGCGGCGGTATGGTGTCGCTCATTTCGGTCATTTCCACCATCGGGATTGCGCTTGGCGTGGCGGTGCTGATTGTGGGCTTAAGCGCTATGAACGGTTTTGAGCGTGAGCTGAACAATCGCATTCTGGCGGTAGTACCGCACGGTGAAATTGAACCGGTTAACCAGCCGTGGACAAACTGGAGCGATGCGCTCAGCAAAGTAGAGAAAGTGCCGGGTATTGCTGCGGCTGCGCCCTATATTAACTTTACCGGGCTGGTGGAAAGCGGCGTTAACCTGCGCGCCATTCAGGTAAAAGGGGTAAACCCGGTGCAGGAAGAGCGACTGAGCGCGTTGCCGAAATATGTACAGAATGGCGCGTGGTCCAGTTTTAAGGCCGGTGAGCAGCAAATCATCATGGGCAAAGGCGTGGCCGATGCGCTCAAGGTGAAGCAGGGCGACTGGGTATCCATCATGATCCCGAACGCCAGCGCCGACCATAAACTGCAGCAGCCTAAACGCGTGCGCCTGCACGTGACCGGTATTCTTCAACTGAGCGGCCAGCTCGATCACAGTTTCGCGATGGTACCGATGGACGATGCGCGTCAGTATCTGGACATGGGCGACAGCGTGACGGGGATTGCCATTAAGGTTAACGACGTCTTTAACGCCAACAAACTGGTGCGCGATGCAGGTGGTGTGACCAACAACTATGTCTACATCAAGAGCTGGATTGGCACTTACGGGTATATGTACCGTGATATCCAGATGATCCGCGCCATTATGTACCTGGCGATGGTGCTGGTGATTGGTGTGGCGTGTTTTAATATCGTCTCGACGCTGGTGATGGCGGTCAAAGACAAGAGCGGTGACATTGCTGTGCTGCGTACCCTGGGGGCAAAAGATGGTCTTATTCGCGCCATCTTCGTCTGGTACGGTTTGCTGGCGGGGCTGTTTGGCAGCCTGTGCGGTGTGGTGATTGGCGTGGTGGTTTCACTTCAGCTGACGCCAATCATTAACGGGATTGAAAAGCTAATTGGCCACCAGTTCCTGTCAGGTGATATCTATTTTATTGACTTCCTGCCGTCTGAATTGCACTGGCTGGACGTTATTTATGTGCTGGTTACAGCACTTTTACTGAGTCTGCTGGCAAGCTGGTATCCGGCGCGTCGCGCAAGCCGAATTGATCCGGCGAGGGTATTAAGTGGCCAGTAA